From the Odontesthes bonariensis isolate fOdoBon6 chromosome 9, fOdoBon6.hap1, whole genome shotgun sequence genome, the window GCTGAGGAGGATTGGATTTAGGCAAGGCAatacaattttatttatagagcacaattcgtacacaaggtaattcaaagtgctttacagctacataaaatcacaagaaggcaataaaatcattaaaaagaaataaaaaataaaaaacccattaaaaataatcattaattaatcaatttaaaagcaaagagtgcagataaaatactttcaggtgtcatatgcacagctaaataaaactgttttcagcctggatttaaacatcgtcagagttgaggcctgtctcacatcttccggaaggctgttccagattttaggggttAGATTTATGAgcaaggttagggttagtattGTTACATACGATAAAGTCCACAAAGAAAAACCCATTTTGGTCTTTAAGATCAGTTCCATTTCATTACGAATtcattatacatatttttcctTGACGAAGAAAAGGGTAGCAAGGTGTTTTAGCACAAGGAGAGACTGAAACATAATGGAAATGGAATGAACAGCTCACAGAACGAGATACTGAAATAGAAGGAGAAATCTGTAGGAAAAAAAACGTGTTAAGATGCATGCAGGGGAGGGGGAGAAGTGTCCTGTTAGGAAGAGATTAGTGTCAAAATCCTCTGGAATCATCCTCCATCCAGcctatttttctgtttgtgtttcagTAAGCACATACAGAGAGCCCCTCTGAGCCAGATCCAGAGGAAAACACACTCATGAATAGCAAATGTGGAAAATCACTTCCATTAGAGAACAGGGTCAACAGAGGGCCACAAAAACATATATAAGGTTAAAGTATGTGGTAGTTTGACTTTACAAATCCAAGTAAGACAAGGTTGACAGCTCATTCTAAGCATGTGGGATTACAAGTCATGGAATGGTGTAACATTTGTGCTCTATGTTGAaagactgagaaaacaagatCAGACTGATGCTCACGGATGAAGCCTGTGCCGCTGTCTCTCCACTTTAGCATCATGCTTTGTCCCATGGTAGCAAGGTAAACAAAATAAGCATCCTATTTAAAGCACCGTCAAGGAGAACTATAgttatagaattaaagttaaagttaaaaaaaataaacacaagctAATTCACAGCTGCCTGTTGTCTGATGCAGAAAAAGCACAGACAGTAACAAATGATCACATTAAAGATAGTaattaagataaaataataattatagttTAAAAGGCTTTACAAATGGCctgacttttacttttactgacTCTTAAGACTGTAGTTAAGTGGAAAAATGGTCCCGTCTGTCGCCTAACAGTTCAGTGGTTGTAGGGCCAATGATGGCCCACTTTTGTCCTTCAAAAATTTTGATCAACTTGACGCTAGATATAGATTCATTTTCACATCCTTGCAGGCAACAATGGTAGATACCCCTTTAGTTTAAAATCAAGAGTAAGTCCTGGAATGCTTCCACGTAAATAGTTTCAAACCAGCAATAACAGTCTGAGATTCAAAATTGACATTGAAAAACATTCGGAACAGATGTTTTGAGTTCACTGGCATACCTTGGAGATCTCTCCATCATGCCCCTTTAGCGTCGCAAGACACTCGTGTGTAGCTGCACTGAAGACTCGTGCTGTACCTTAAAGGGACAAGGACGGGCAGCTTTTACAGTGTGCATACATTGTGCATTAATAAGTGTGAAcacgctgatttccatgaaaccAAAATGTCGGTACGCACAGTAATCCAAACACAttagaaataaaaaggaaaatgggTCATTCTAAAATTAACCCTGAGCGTTTAACAAAAATACAGaggatagaaaaagaaaaaaagtcattcGATGAGTAATGTCACATCGTCTCACCATCAGCAGAAGCAGTAGCAATGAGTTGACCCCTTAAATCAAAACACACATCCAACACCTCCTCTGTGTGTCCAACAAGGGTGGCCACACACTTCCCACCGACTGCCTCCCACAACTGCAAACACATTTACAATTCAGGTTTATTTATGTGCCATGTGTTCTCATGACAGACATAGACTCAGTTAGcttttaataaataataaagaaagaaCTGCAAGTGACAAATAATATAGGATATATAGCCTGAAAAAGATATGAAATCCTGTTTCTGTGAAatcaaaaaaagataaaaatatcAGTCATTTAGCAGCGGCAACTCAGACCGAAACACAGACAGCCAAAACAGAAATTTGGTATATTCGGTGGTACGTGCAACGCGGCTCACTCCAACACAGACTCGAATGTACGacgcttatatatatatatgagatatttgaaaaaaaacacaaggcaCACAAAGACAGACAGCCCTGGTAGGATCATCGTTACCCTGCTATTCCTCCACTAATCAAATATATGTTTAATGCTGCATTTAAGATTAAAATATCGTTTGTTACACAGTTAATTAAAACTGGGGGGGAAAAAACCGACATCTCACATgttaaatggaaaaataaaaaataatgtttttaaaaatgttcctTTTGGGTTTGATGCAAGCAACACTTTTTGTAAAGTATCAACCTCTATAGTTTTGAAAGGTAAATATTTCCCCATTCTTGCTTGATATAAGATTTGGGCTTCTTAAGTGTTCAGGGCGTCCTTTGCCATGATTTCTCCTTCACGGTGGAACCGCTGGTTTCAGTAGGTGACGGGTCTGAACCGCAGGCCGGATTAACTCTTGGACACTTCTACTAAGGTGCCGTGCTGTTATAAATACAAAATTTGTTATGGCGTTGTCTTGATGCAATAAGCAAGGACTTCTCTGAAaaatgtggtgttttttttaggcAGCAGCATGACACATTAATGCGCCCCTTGAGTTTTCGTGTCTGATTTTAGTGCAGAGCTGCTTGAGGGCCCAAAGATCACACATTCATTACTGGTGTTTAGACATTTTTTTATCGTTTTCAAACACCCAAAATTTAATCCCTGCTGATAAAACTGCTTCTGAAAGACTCTCTGGGATGGTCTTTTTATAGCGACTTTCACAAACATGTTGCCATTTAACATGATTCATTGTGAATACTCTGCCAGGGTCTTGGATCCAATCTTCTGTTGTCCCCGTCTCAACTTTTCCAAAAAATCGTAACAATTCTCATGTTGAGCATTCAGTGTACTATCTGCTATTTTAAATCAAATGCAGGGTTTAAATGATTTGCACATTTTGGCTATTCCGcattgactcttttttttttttttttttttttcacacagcaACCCGTCTGATTTTGGAAGGAGCGCttggcaaaaaagaaaaagaatatgaATATAAACGACACTCGGTTAGCTGTCTCAAACAGCTTCAGTTTAGCCATCTCCCCTTGAGGAGTGCAGTGAAGTGAGTAATTCTAACTTGTGAGTATGACTCATCTTGGCATAATTAAGGAATTGGAATTAAAATTTTCTCCCTGAAATCACAGGGACCAAAGGGGGTGGTGAGAGAAGGAAAGCGGAAAATGGAGTCCATCCAATTTGTGGGCCATCCCTTTTCAGATACCAATCTCGAGCAGCAGTTTAAAATGTAAGTGAACGTCTACATTTATAGTTCTGTTGCGGCAGGCTAAAAAAATGATATTTCCCCCTGTGAagagagactgcagacaggaaaaaaacaaaagaacaacacaacacaaagcaTGCTTTGAAGATGTCAGGCTGATGATGGCTCACCTTACAAGTTTTGTCCATGGAACCTGAGATGATGAGGGAGCAGTCCCAGTTAAACTGAACATTGCTTATTTCTCCCATGTGACCTATCAGAGTGTGAACACGTCTAGGATGAAAAGCAGagaaagctgcatttaattGGTTTTATGCAGATGTTTTTACAGCACGTCTCACACGCCAACAAATGCACATATTACAATAGCATTGATGTCTGACCTTTTAGAAGCAACATCCCACATCGCAATTGTGTGGTCAAAGGAGCCAGTGAGAAGCTGACTGCCGACTGTGTTAAAGCACAGAGAGAGGACCTCTGCGGTGTGACCCTGGATGGAATAAAAGAAGGGGCATGATCCCTCACTGAGTCATTTCTCTCTTATGTTTTGACTTTTTTGCTGCCTTGGTCCCCAAAGGCAACGCCACTGATTGGATTAAACACACAGAATTTAGCCTTAAAGGaagatttggattttttttcatattaacAAAGCTTCTGAGCTGCACTGACGGCTGTCAGCTTGACTAATTCTACATGGTGTGAGGAGCTAAAGGAACATAGAGAGCTGCTCCTATCTGAGACAGAGCCAGCCAACCAGCCACACTGTGAACCCACGTGCCGTGTGCACATCAAAGAGGGCTCGTTAGTCCCCTAAAGGTGGTTTATTGGTGCCTTTTGAGTGAGTTACTGTTGAATTGATCATTAGATCATTTTTGGTTAAGTGGTAAACGTGCTGGGTATCAAATGCAATTAGCAGCATTCAGTTCAGCAACAATTACTTTTATAATAGACTGAATATACTAGAGAAAAGCAAGACATGTGAGGGGGACATAGTAAGTTAGCACACATGGGGTAACTCACAGTAAGGGTGGCCACCTCCTCCCCGCTCTCAACATCCCACAGCTTGGCAGTGGTGTCCATGCTGCCTGTGGCCACCAGCGTACTCTGGGGGTTGAATGCCAGGCACACCTACACAACACAAAACTTGCTGCTACAGTTGCAATTTGTTTCATTCTActgcaaaactaaatacaacaCAACTCAGATGTATTTATCATCTACGTATCCATAGTGACACTGAAGCAGGACTATTTGTTCTCTGCAGTTTGAAAGCTCTGTTTGCTCTAAGGCCGAATAAAGCACTAAGTCCTGTGGTGTAACAACTTGCATGAATGCTCACTATATGCATTAATATGCAGCACACGAAAGAACAGCTAAGACTGACAATTAGGTGTAAGTTAAGACAGATTACTATACGTACTATTTCTGCCAAATGTCCTCGAAAAGTATGAAAACATTTGCCGGTCTCTGCACACCACAGCTTGCAGGTCTTGTCAAAGGAGCCTGTGGCAATCTTGTCTCTGAGTTTAATGAAGAGGAAATAAAGCAAGAAAGGTGAATTTGGAACGTTAAATAGAGCGGCACAATTCTCATGTACCACCAAAGTTTAGCTAAAACAGCTCATTACCCATAGGGGTTGTTGAACGCAATTGCATATACCACATTCCTGTGACCCTCGAGTGTGTGCAGCTCTGTGCCAGAGGCTGTGTCCCAAACTCTACAAGTCCTGTCATAACTCCCTGTTATGAACCTGCACAGTAAGAATAAGaagagtaaaataaaaaaaaacaacaataaaaatacaatttttCCCAAACATCAAAGTGTCAGACTATTGCACAGAGCTGGTGAGAGTTATTGGCAGCTGTGAAATGTGTGAACAGATTTCTTTGAATAGTTTCAGAAATGAATGCAAACGAGGCAACTCTTTTGAATCAGAACAACTGAAAAATACCATTTTTTGGGTTGCAGAAACACTGGCAGGAATGACAACCTCTCAAACATTTCTTGCAGCAACTAGAAGCTGATTTACAGTCACGCTCTTGGATGTTTGCACGAGTCGTTTTTTAGCGTGACTTGTTTTATGTTTACTTTGAACCGTCATGCTGTGGAAAAACCCAAGACCTTTGACTTGAATCTTGTTTTGTGACATTGGGTAACACACATCTTGCTCTAAGATGTGCAGCGAATGAGCCAATTTCATCACTCTTTTGAAACATTTAAGGCTGCTGCCTCAGGTACTGGAAGTACCTCACAGCATAATGGAACCTCTATCGTGTTTCACTATAGAAAGGGTGTTATTTTGTGATGCACTGCATTCCTAAACAGCTATACTTTTATTTCCTCAGTCCCAGGGACTGTGGTTTATCTATAAATGCTCTTTGCAAAGCCTTGTCTTGCCATTTTGTGCCTTTCATTCAACATCAGTTTTCTGTGGAGCCCGACGTGGTTCAGTGTGCAGCTTATGGTGTGGGATGGAACCACCTCTCCAGATGGCTTCAGGTCACTCTGGAGCTCTCTTTAGTCGTATTTTATGGTGATTTATGGTGATTCAACAATTTGGACTAATTGTTACAGACTTGCTTCATTAAGGCAAACCTTGGTGCCACATCCTGGAGGCATAATCAGTAATTGCCTTGTACCCTTTAgaagtaattttctttttttttttcttccgagGAATAACTTGAATTCACAATTGTAGTGCCAACAATTGTGTCCGTGGCACATTTTGTGTTTGTAACTTGTATTTCAATTAATCAAATCTTTGCTTTTCCTGTTGTTTTCCATAGATGGGCGTCTTACTCAAATATTCcaatcgtaaaaaaaaaaaaaagatcataatTAAGGCACGACAAGAATTCTGACCAGCGTTACACGAAACAAACTCACCTCGACCCAGATTTGTCAAAGGCAAAATTTGTCAGTGGCAGTATGTGTGCCTTAAGCTCCTGCAAAAAAGATCAGACAGAGATTAAgtgacaaataaaacattttaagtcAACATACTTGCCTTAATTCATCTTGAAAATGATCCATGGGATTCCCATACGTATAATTAATCTATGATGTAATGATTGGACATCTCCCTGCTGACTCACCAGTTGAGGAATGATTTCCTTTCCTCATTCAGAGACATGCAAAACCTCCCCAATGTTTAGGCAACAGAAGAAAAATTTAAATCCTCTGTTCTCTGGCTATGGAACTAACTCTGAGCTCGATCTGACTGTGTTTTGTACTGTTCATAAGACACTAAGACACGCATGAAACACCAGCTGTTATCATGACTTTAGGGACGCTTTCTTTGCCTCTAATTAAAAGACTTGGTAACCAAACCACTGCTGCTCTCTAGTGACTCTTTTGGAGCAGTGACAACTAAAAGTCCTTTATTTCCacagatgagaaaaaaacattcaCAGATCAGGGAGCTAAAATTCTCCTAAATTAGTTGATGCTGCCAAAAAATATCATCTGAAATCTTATAACTTCATGTGTCAAAGTAGAACAGTTTCAAAGGAAGTAACCCCCCCGCAGTCAGTTACTTAATAAGCAACTCATTACAAGTGTATACTGAGAATAATGCATTTTTTGTTAGTTTAAGTTAACCAGGCAATAGGAATAATAGCCAACTGCAGGACCCCGGACCTGAATACATTGTAACTGAGCATAAACTGATATCACAGAGCTGACTTTTGTGTCTGACCTTGCAGAAACAGAACCTGTGGTGGTCCTGCTGGCCTTGTTTCTGCTGAAGCCGAAGAACCAGTTCTTTGACCTGTGCAGTCCGGGCCTCTGTGATCAGGGGCTCTGACAACCTGATTTCGGCCACCAGCTCGTCCAGATTTGTTCTGCATGGTGGGAAAATGcaccctttttttttggcttggaaaaaagaatcttaaaaactgaaataatgaTGCAAAAACAGTGAAAATCGACTTTTTGAAAGCTGATAAAGCATCCGGTTGTTTCGTCCCTTTACTTATAATGTTAAGTGTGCATGGGAAACGTCCCTTTGTTATTGCAAAGGAAAAGTTTTGTTAAAATTTCATCTAAAACTTAATTTGCAAAAAGGTCCAGAGTAGTGGGGTGTTAGCCAATAATAAGTGTTTGAAGTTCCTAATATCCCAGAGGAGACTTGGCTGAGAAACCTCATTAATAACAGTCAgcagttaaaaataaaataacggtagatgaattaaaataaaaatctatagaGGATTATAACAGCCTTCGGTTTAACAAAGTCGTTTTAGTCAACTTCATGAATGTCAGCCCGACGTAACAACTCACGCACTGTGGAGTCAAATCCAAAAGGTCGATTGATTTTGTCCTCAAATATCCTGCTTCTTCATATTCCAGGATTATACCTGACGACAGAAAAACAATTAAAGACATTAAAAGTCAGTCACTGAGCCTGCCTTTGCGTTTCAGGAAACGGGAGGAGGAAATAATACACAACTTTTATATTATTCTATGATATGCAAACCCAGACAAAGTAAACTTAATTGAACGAATAAGAACTCGCTAAACTGGATGTTGTGCAAATGTTCGGCCACAGAGAGTTGATGACAAAGTCGAAATACACATAGCGAAagttaaaagtaaaaaacaaaacaaaaaaacgtatGTTACCTGGTGGATAATATCTCAGAAGAAACCGCTTGAGCCTCATGTTTTGATTGCGCTGGGGGAAAGTCACCGGTCAACAAACCGTAGCCATGGCAATCGAAGCGCGTGCAATGGTCACGCATGCGCAGTACCTCAAATCAATCAACCGGATGGGCACAGAGGGGGAAACAagaatagggctcgggcacacgcgttgcattctgggatatggtcgccatattggaggcacaatctcgtaaacaaaccctgaggcaagacggagatcaaggaaaaaacagtgagagaaaagcatgttaaagtcgaagaaaggatgtgggatataccgggatacattacagaaggaagccagagatcggtacatacagaagattggtgttataaacggactggacccttatgaaataccgagcaaggaatggattgtcgacgaagatttactgccgaagttcaccctttcggacataattgcgtatatagtatgtggtgtcagtgcttatactttgcaacagtttcaattataatgacactttacacttttgtcatgttactctacttgtaaataaataatgaaacacacacacttggctgtatctcaaagcatatttatttcagacgacttcaactttgcacaacactcctgctcatggtggtcagagtacaacatacagacacaatcttgtcaaagaatgttttgtcttcaccttcgcatggcaaaactatgttgataggtacttttgctgacaaaaaggtgtattgtttctgacagttccaatcgccctttccatgtgaatttggagatgggcaattttccttgtattttccacattaaattaagattaagattaagatcagatttattgtcatgcatacacacgaaatttgtcctccgcttttaacccattgagacatcccttgcttccaactgacagtgtcctcttgtgaaggcggggatctttacctcaggacacaaaagtctgtaacttaccagaatgaaaatgctgagaacacactctcatcgacaccgggattgagtggaaagttatgcttggtcgtcttacagcagcgatccatgctagtcgacgacactttgttatctcggacacttggtctccgtgggtgcgcctccaagcaggaaaccgttaaaaagataaaccatttacgattcccccccccccattcctgtcacggcttacgctattgcaccccacgacacagcaacgtgcgaccatagtggcaaagacaataagtaaaatagataaaccaacgaagaaagttccgagaccaggcgggagtacgtctgagcgcagtggaaaacaatgtaaacaaaacagttctgagcctccagtatggccgccgctcacgtagtgacgtcacgtgcccgagccctatgtCGAGTTATCATACGTATTGAAACGGTAACGCACAGACACatagaaataaatacaaaaataaagtgtgagaAAACGACTGtgagaaaagattaaaaacgaAGTTGAtatcatgtttttctttgtacataaaattaaaaaagtaaGGAAGTCATGACTAATATAATCATGCTTCAGCACATAATTGTTCAGTCCTTGTTTTTATGCTTCTTGCAAGATTCTTAGAAACAGTAGCATAACTAAAGATCACTTATTACTAATTATCAATAACATGCCTGACATATGTTGTGAAGGGGAGAGCTGCCTGAACATCTCAAGCTTCAATCAACCTGCTGCTGCATGTTCAATTAAACCTAATAAATGCTTTCCTGTCATGTGCAATATAACCTATTATACACTAGAGgcttgcactttttttttatcacatctAGCCAAGCCTTCTGTTCCTCAAAAGGTCAAAGTCTTTTTCTTACAAATCTTGACGAGCACATGTACAGATCATAAAGATGTGTATTTTCCAGCAGCTGATGAGCACATAGCTTCAACAAAGCTCAAAGCACTCAGAGGATCGTCAA encodes:
- the daw1 gene encoding dynein assembly factor with WD repeat domains 1 translates to MRLKRFLLRYYPPGIILEYEEAGYLRTKSIDLLDLTPQTNLDELVAEIRLSEPLITEARTAQVKELVLRLQQKQGQQDHHRFCFCKELKAHILPLTNFAFDKSGSRFITGSYDRTCRVWDTASGTELHTLEGHRNVVYAIAFNNPYGDKIATGSFDKTCKLWCAETGKCFHTFRGHLAEIVCLAFNPQSTLVATGSMDTTAKLWDVESGEEVATLTGHTAEVLSLCFNTVGSQLLTGSFDHTIAMWDVASKRRVHTLIGHMGEISNVQFNWDCSLIISGSMDKTCKLWEAVGGKCVATLVGHTEEVLDVCFDLRGQLIATASADGTARVFSAATHECLATLKGHDGEISKICFSPQGSRVLTASSDKTARLWDVQSGDCLQVLEGHTDEIFSCVFNYEGDTIITGSKDNTCRIWY